In one Inquilinus sp. Marseille-Q2685 genomic region, the following are encoded:
- a CDS encoding M48 family metalloprotease: MGRVIRILMLALATVIVGPLAAAQAQRIPVVRDAEIETSIRRMMTPIFRAASLNPEAVGIFLVNDDDANAFVAGGQNIFVHSGLILQTRNAGELLAVLAHETGHIAGGHLVRGAEQMERSRLIATIGSLLGAAAGAAAGRGDAAMAGAVTAQDMVRQNMVNFTRGIESSADQAGLRFLAQAGIPADGMLSFLKRMQDAELARPSGSEYTRTHPLTQDRIEAVQEAVDKSPLRGGAMPPGYDDMFARMRAKLFGFTQPMGVARVYPPGDTSIPAQYARAIAAYRNNVFADALGRTDALIKAEPRNPYFLELRGQILLETGRLTEARPYYERALALLPGEPLLLIPLAQTKIDRGSDAELRSAIRDLERASVEPEKTPPIVWRLLGTAYGKVGDMGKAALALAEDNLARGDKRNARAQVDRALQLLPRGSPGWRRAQDLQREAEDRPG, translated from the coding sequence TTGGGACGGGTCATTCGGATCTTGATGCTGGCCCTGGCGACGGTCATCGTCGGGCCCCTCGCGGCGGCCCAGGCGCAACGCATTCCGGTGGTCCGCGACGCCGAGATCGAAACTAGCATCCGCCGGATGATGACGCCAATCTTCCGGGCGGCGTCGCTGAACCCGGAGGCCGTCGGCATCTTCCTGGTCAATGACGACGACGCCAACGCCTTCGTCGCCGGCGGCCAGAACATCTTCGTCCATTCCGGGCTGATCCTGCAGACCCGCAACGCCGGGGAGCTGCTGGCCGTGCTGGCGCACGAGACCGGGCACATCGCCGGCGGTCATCTGGTGCGCGGCGCCGAGCAGATGGAGCGCAGCCGGCTGATCGCCACCATCGGCTCGCTGCTCGGCGCCGCCGCCGGGGCCGCGGCCGGGCGCGGCGACGCCGCCATGGCCGGGGCCGTCACCGCCCAGGACATGGTCCGGCAGAACATGGTCAACTTCACCCGCGGGATCGAGAGCTCGGCCGACCAGGCGGGGCTGCGCTTCCTGGCCCAGGCCGGGATCCCGGCTGACGGCATGCTCAGCTTCCTCAAGCGCATGCAGGATGCCGAGCTGGCCCGCCCGAGCGGCTCGGAATACACCCGCACGCATCCGCTGACCCAGGACCGGATCGAGGCGGTGCAAGAGGCGGTCGACAAGTCGCCGCTGCGCGGCGGCGCCATGCCGCCCGGCTACGACGACATGTTCGCGCGGATGCGGGCGAAGCTGTTCGGCTTCACCCAGCCGATGGGCGTGGCGCGGGTCTATCCGCCCGGCGACACCAGCATCCCGGCGCAATACGCCCGGGCGATCGCGGCCTATCGCAACAACGTCTTCGCCGACGCGCTCGGCCGCACCGACGCGCTGATCAAGGCCGAGCCGCGCAACCCCTATTTCCTCGAGCTGCGCGGCCAGATCCTGCTGGAGACCGGGCGGCTGACCGAGGCCCGCCCGTATTACGAGCGCGCCCTGGCCCTCCTGCCCGGCGAGCCGCTGCTGCTGATCCCGCTGGCCCAGACCAAGATCGACCGCGGCTCGGACGCCGAGCTGCGCAGCGCCATCCGCGACCTGGAGCGGGCCAGCGTCGAGCCGGAGAAGACGCCGCCGATCGTCTGGCGGCTCTTGGGCACCGCCTACGGCAAGGTCGGCGACATGGGCAAGGCGGCGCTGGCCCTGGCCGAGGACAACCTCGCCCGCGGCGACAAGCGCAACGCCCGGGCCCAGGTCGACCGGGCGCTGCAACTGCTGCCGCGCGGCTCCCCCGGCTGGCGCCGCGCCCAGGATCTGCAGCGGGAGGCCGAGGACCGGCCTGGTTAG
- the mtgA gene encoding monofunctional biosynthetic peptidoglycan transglycosylase: MARAARRRATSRWRLPRLPLPRLALPGALGRWWSRRRWWSKILWGLFALLVLAPLALTVVYRVLPVPATPLMVLRLFEGEGWHRDWVPWSGIAPVMAKAAVAAEDNLFCRHDGFDWDSMRKAWDRYQSGIGRLRGGSTISNQTAKNIFLWDGRTFIRKGLEAYLTVMIEALWPKRRIMEVYLNVVELGPGIYGVEAASRAYFGKSAGQLSAREASLLAAVLPNPRGWSAGKPSRYVAGRAATIQRRIGQLGDLLDCVS; the protein is encoded by the coding sequence ATGGCACGGGCGGCGCGGCGCCGGGCGACGTCCCGCTGGCGGCTGCCGCGCCTGCCGCTGCCGCGTCTCGCCCTGCCGGGCGCGCTCGGCCGCTGGTGGAGCCGGCGGCGCTGGTGGTCGAAGATCCTGTGGGGCCTGTTCGCGCTGCTGGTCCTGGCGCCGCTGGCGCTGACGGTCGTGTACCGCGTGCTGCCGGTGCCGGCGACGCCCCTGATGGTGCTGCGCCTGTTCGAGGGCGAGGGCTGGCACCGCGACTGGGTGCCATGGAGCGGGATCGCCCCGGTGATGGCCAAGGCCGCGGTGGCGGCGGAGGACAACCTGTTCTGCCGGCATGACGGCTTCGACTGGGACTCGATGCGCAAGGCCTGGGACCGCTACCAGTCCGGCATCGGCAGGCTGCGCGGCGGCAGCACCATTTCGAACCAGACGGCGAAGAACATCTTCCTCTGGGATGGCCGCACCTTCATCCGCAAGGGCCTCGAGGCCTATCTGACGGTGATGATCGAGGCGCTGTGGCCGAAGCGCCGGATCATGGAGGTCTACCTCAACGTGGTCGAGCTCGGCCCCGGCATCTACGGGGTCGAGGCCGCGTCGCGGGCCTATTTCGGCAAGAGTGCCGGCCAGCTCTCGGCACGCGAGGCGTCGCTCTTGGCCGCGGTGCTGCCGAACCCGCGCGGCTGGTCGGCGGGCAAGCCGTCGCGCTACGTCGCCGGCCGCGCCGCCACCATCCAGCGCCGCATCGGCCAGCTCGGCGACCTGCTGGACTGCGTGTCCTGA
- a CDS encoding aminotransferase class I/II-fold pyridoxal phosphate-dependent enzyme — protein MKISRRGQVPPFIVMDVMTAAAAREKTHGDVLHLEVGQPSTPAPAGVLAAAQAALGQDKIGYTVALGIPPLRQAIAGHYGRAYGTAVTPEQVVVTTGSSGAFLLAFLAAFDAGDRVALAAPGYPAYRNILTALGIEAVEIPAGPDTRYQPTPELLEKHGGRLDGLIVASPANPTGTMLSPEALAELTAYCEAKSIRLVSDEIYHGITYGMGTATALETSRSAIIVNSFSKYYSMTGWRLGWLVLPEDLLRPVECLAQNLYISPPSLSQYAAVAAFDCGEELDRNVARYARNRSLLLEALPRAGFDRLAPADGAFYLYAEIGHLTNDSVEFCRRMLAETGVAATPGVDFDPVRGHATMRFSFAGATEEMAEAADRLHRWLR, from the coding sequence ATGAAGATCTCCCGCCGCGGCCAGGTGCCGCCCTTCATCGTCATGGATGTGATGACCGCCGCCGCCGCGCGCGAGAAGACGCATGGCGACGTGCTGCATCTCGAGGTCGGCCAGCCCTCGACCCCGGCGCCGGCCGGCGTGCTGGCCGCGGCCCAGGCGGCGCTGGGCCAGGACAAGATCGGCTACACCGTGGCGCTCGGCATCCCCCCGCTGCGCCAGGCGATCGCCGGCCATTACGGCCGGGCCTACGGCACCGCGGTGACGCCGGAGCAGGTGGTGGTCACCACCGGCTCCTCCGGCGCCTTCCTGCTGGCCTTCCTGGCCGCCTTCGACGCCGGCGACCGGGTGGCGCTGGCGGCGCCGGGCTACCCGGCCTACCGCAACATTCTCACCGCCCTCGGCATCGAGGCCGTGGAGATCCCGGCCGGGCCGGACACCCGCTACCAGCCGACGCCGGAGCTGCTGGAGAAGCACGGCGGCAGGCTCGACGGGCTGATCGTCGCCAGCCCGGCCAACCCGACCGGCACCATGCTGTCGCCCGAGGCGCTGGCCGAGCTGACGGCTTATTGCGAAGCGAAGTCGATCCGCCTGGTGTCGGACGAGATCTATCACGGCATCACCTACGGCATGGGCACGGCCACGGCGCTGGAGACCAGCCGCAGCGCCATCATCGTCAACAGCTTCTCGAAATACTATTCGATGACCGGCTGGCGCCTGGGCTGGCTGGTGCTTCCGGAGGACCTGCTGCGGCCGGTCGAATGCCTGGCGCAGAACCTCTACATCTCGCCGCCCTCCCTGTCGCAATACGCCGCCGTGGCGGCCTTCGATTGCGGCGAGGAGCTGGACCGCAACGTCGCCCGCTACGCCCGCAACCGCAGCCTGCTGCTGGAGGCGCTGCCGCGCGCCGGCTTCGACCGGCTGGCCCCGGCCGACGGCGCCTTCTACCTCTATGCCGAGATCGGCCACCTGACCAACGACAGCGTCGAGTTCTGCCGGCGCATGCTGGCCGAGACCGGCGTGGCGGCGACGCCGGGCGTCGATTTCGACCCGGTGCGCGGCCACGCGACCATGCGCTTCTCCTTCGCCGGCGCGACCGAGGAGATGGCCGAGGCGGCGGACCGGCTGCATCGCTGGCTGCGCTGA
- a CDS encoding type II toxin-antitoxin system VapB family antitoxin produces the protein MPLSIRDELTDRLVRKLAKRKGLGLTEAVRLAVENELRRDEEAVPLRERLRPLQHRIAARPATGLEADKAFYDELSGDL, from the coding sequence ATGCCGCTCAGCATCCGGGACGAGCTCACGGATAGGTTGGTCCGGAAGCTCGCCAAGCGGAAAGGTCTCGGCCTCACCGAGGCCGTGCGTCTGGCGGTCGAAAACGAGTTGCGCCGGGATGAGGAGGCCGTTCCGCTTCGCGAGCGGTTGCGGCCGCTGCAGCACCGCATCGCCGCCCGGCCGGCGACCGGGCTCGAGGCGGACAAGGCGTTCTACGATGAGCTGAGCGGCGACCTCTGA
- a CDS encoding calcium-binding protein yields the protein MANDIILNTNTEYSQSEPATAALAGGGFVAVWDDGNQDDGFDGFTGVYGRVFDAQGRALTPEFHIPIDHVDQQLHAKVVGLPDGGFVVAWESDGVDHTGADNNDFNIFMQRFSATGQRIGGQVQVTPDRELDQRLEDLVALPDGGFRIVYAASDIRTEWDVYTQRFSATAARVGGEVMINTEVDTGLPFVGGYATPDYQLLPLADGGFIAAYWEEPESVNGRQVYTQRYDAAGHAVGARNLVSTLAGQDDNWRPRIAALEGGGYAVAWTQRDGEDLDDSDVWLRTYDSQGRALTGPVQVNTDTAEGQYLGEIVALPGGGFLVTYAAWASDVSEFPYDYYGANGRTYDAAGRPTSDIFYISEFVYEDMGSLGAIRLRDGGIVVSWHGGALVEEDIFATVLGQGTGGNDVIAAVVPGSWRGFDGDDRITGTAFADTLSGDAGSDILRGGVGADTLDGGAGFDLVTYVDSARGVTVNLAAGRGSGGTATGDTLVSIEAVNGSAYADTLVGGSAAEILRGGAGNDVLRGGAGADTLDGGAGSDLVTYVDSAKGVTVNLSAGRGSGGTATGDTLVSIESVKGSAHGDALIGSSAANVLTGGAGADVLTGGAGADRFVFTALGESVVGANADRITDFNHGQGDRIDLAAIDANAGLVGNQAFSFIGSALYTGMAGQLRYVVRDGVTTIGGDVDGDKVSDFHITLTGAIALVAADFVL from the coding sequence ATGGCCAACGACATCATCCTCAACACCAACACCGAGTATTCGCAGTCCGAGCCCGCGACCGCGGCGCTGGCCGGCGGCGGCTTCGTGGCGGTGTGGGACGACGGCAACCAGGATGACGGCTTCGACGGCTTCACCGGCGTCTATGGCCGGGTCTTCGACGCGCAGGGGCGGGCGCTGACGCCCGAATTCCACATCCCGATCGACCATGTCGACCAGCAACTGCACGCCAAGGTCGTCGGCCTGCCCGACGGCGGCTTCGTCGTCGCGTGGGAATCGGACGGGGTCGACCACACCGGCGCCGACAACAACGACTTCAACATCTTCATGCAGCGCTTCTCGGCCACCGGGCAGCGCATCGGCGGCCAGGTCCAGGTCACGCCGGATCGCGAGCTCGACCAGAGGCTCGAGGATCTGGTGGCGCTGCCCGATGGCGGCTTCCGCATCGTCTATGCCGCCTCCGACATCCGCACCGAATGGGACGTCTACACCCAGCGCTTCAGCGCCACCGCCGCGCGGGTCGGAGGCGAGGTGATGATCAACACCGAGGTCGATACCGGCCTTCCCTTCGTCGGCGGCTACGCGACCCCCGACTATCAGCTGCTGCCGCTGGCCGATGGCGGCTTCATCGCGGCCTATTGGGAGGAGCCGGAGAGCGTCAACGGCCGGCAGGTCTATACCCAGCGCTACGACGCCGCGGGCCACGCGGTCGGTGCGCGCAATCTGGTGTCGACCCTGGCGGGGCAGGACGACAACTGGCGCCCGCGCATCGCCGCGCTCGAAGGCGGCGGCTATGCGGTGGCCTGGACCCAGCGCGACGGCGAGGATCTCGACGACTCCGACGTGTGGCTGCGCACCTATGACAGCCAGGGCCGCGCCCTGACCGGCCCGGTGCAGGTGAACACCGACACGGCCGAGGGGCAGTATCTCGGTGAGATCGTGGCGCTGCCGGGCGGCGGCTTCCTGGTGACCTACGCCGCGTGGGCGTCCGACGTCAGCGAGTTTCCCTACGACTATTACGGCGCGAACGGGCGCACCTACGACGCCGCCGGCCGGCCGACGAGCGACATCTTCTACATCTCGGAATTCGTCTACGAGGACATGGGAAGCCTCGGCGCGATCCGGCTGCGCGACGGCGGCATCGTCGTCAGCTGGCACGGCGGCGCACTGGTCGAGGAAGACATCTTCGCGACGGTTCTCGGCCAGGGCACCGGCGGAAACGACGTCATCGCGGCGGTGGTCCCCGGCAGCTGGCGCGGTTTCGACGGCGACGACCGCATCACCGGCACGGCCTTCGCCGACACCTTGTCGGGCGACGCGGGCAGCGACATCCTCCGCGGCGGGGTCGGGGCGGACACTCTCGACGGCGGCGCCGGCTTCGACCTCGTCACCTATGTCGACAGCGCCAGGGGCGTGACGGTGAACCTGGCCGCCGGCCGCGGCAGCGGCGGCACCGCCACCGGCGACACCCTGGTCTCGATCGAGGCCGTCAACGGCTCCGCCTATGCCGACACCCTGGTCGGCGGCAGCGCCGCGGAGATTCTGCGCGGCGGCGCCGGCAACGATGTCCTCCGGGGCGGGGCCGGGGCAGACACCCTCGACGGCGGCGCCGGCTCCGACCTCGTCACCTATGTCGACAGCGCCAAGGGCGTGACGGTGAACCTATCCGCCGGCAGGGGCAGCGGCGGCACCGCCACCGGCGATACCCTGGTCTCGATCGAATCCGTCAAAGGCTCCGCCCATGGCGACGCCCTGATCGGCAGCAGCGCCGCCAACGTCCTGACCGGCGGGGCCGGGGCAGACGTGCTGACCGGCGGGGCCGGCGCCGATCGCTTCGTCTTCACCGCCCTCGGCGAGAGCGTTGTCGGGGCGAATGCCGACCGGATCACCGATTTCAACCACGGCCAGGGCGATCGCATCGACTTGGCGGCGATCGACGCCAACGCCGGCCTCGTCGGCAACCAGGCCTTCAGCTTCATCGGCAGCGCGCTGTACACCGGTATGGCCGGCCAGCTCCGCTACGTCGTGAGAGACGGCGTCACCACCATCGGCGGCGATGTCGACGGCGACAAGGTCTCCGACTTCCATATCACCCTGACCGGCGCCATCGCCCTCGTCGCCGCCGACTTCGTGCTGTAG
- a CDS encoding DsbA family protein, with amino-acid sequence MLRPRLASLAVLAAVAVASPSVSAQQSTPAIDPAQKEAIEQVVRDYIRAHPEIVVEALDAYQAKKDEEERASQAKTLTSRADEIFRSPTSPVIGNAQGDVTLVEFFDYQCGYCKRAQPDLERLMKADSGLKVVLKEFPILGPASVTAARASLAAQKQGKYLDFHTKLMGFKGQLTDQVIYDTAQQVGLDLDKLKQDMNDPSVVAELRANMDLAEALGVQGTPAFVINDQIIPGAVGFDALKSQIDKDRAG; translated from the coding sequence ATGCTCCGCCCCCGCCTCGCCAGCCTGGCCGTCCTCGCCGCGGTGGCGGTTGCGTCGCCGTCGGTCTCGGCCCAGCAGAGCACGCCCGCGATCGATCCGGCCCAGAAGGAGGCGATCGAACAGGTCGTGCGCGACTACATCCGCGCCCATCCGGAGATCGTGGTCGAGGCGCTGGACGCCTATCAGGCCAAGAAGGACGAGGAGGAGCGCGCCAGCCAGGCCAAGACGCTGACCAGCCGGGCCGACGAGATCTTCCGCAGCCCGACCTCGCCGGTGATCGGCAACGCCCAGGGCGACGTCACGCTGGTCGAGTTCTTCGACTACCAGTGCGGCTACTGCAAGCGGGCCCAGCCGGACCTGGAGCGCCTGATGAAGGCGGACAGCGGGCTCAAGGTGGTGCTGAAGGAGTTCCCGATCCTCGGCCCCGCCTCGGTGACCGCGGCCCGCGCCTCGCTGGCGGCGCAGAAGCAGGGCAAGTACCTGGACTTCCACACCAAGCTGATGGGCTTCAAGGGCCAGCTGACCGACCAGGTGATCTACGACACCGCCCAGCAGGTCGGGCTCGACCTCGACAAGCTGAAGCAGGACATGAACGACCCGTCGGTGGTGGCGGAGCTGCGCGCCAACATGGACCTGGCCGAGGCGCTGGGCGTGCAGGGCACGCCGGCTTTCGTCATCAACGACCAGATCATCCCGGGCGCCGTCGGCTTCGACGCGCTGAAGAGCCAGATCGACAAGGACCGGGCGGGCTGA
- a CDS encoding type II toxin-antitoxin system VapC family toxin, producing MFIDASAIVAILTREDDADVLADRLEAAPQPITSTVAVFEAALGICRKRHASVAEAEADVREFLETAKVSVVAIDAAEASAALKAFDRYGKGRGHPAQLNMGDCFSYACAATRDAPLLCKGEDFAKTDIQLA from the coding sequence ATGTTCATCGACGCCTCCGCCATCGTCGCCATCCTGACCCGGGAGGACGACGCCGACGTGCTGGCCGATCGCCTCGAGGCGGCACCGCAGCCGATCACCTCGACGGTCGCGGTCTTCGAGGCGGCGCTGGGGATCTGCCGGAAACGCCACGCGAGCGTCGCCGAGGCAGAGGCCGATGTTCGGGAGTTCCTGGAGACGGCGAAGGTGAGCGTTGTCGCGATCGATGCCGCGGAAGCATCGGCAGCACTGAAGGCGTTCGACCGCTACGGCAAGGGGAGAGGGCATCCGGCCCAGCTGAACATGGGCGATTGCTTTTCCTATGCCTGCGCCGCCACCCGCGACGCCCCCCTGTTGTGCAAGGGCGAGGATTTCGCGAAGACCGACATCCAGCTTGCCTGA
- a CDS encoding xanthine dehydrogenase family protein molybdopterin-binding subunit — protein sequence MNDVFKAEDSAALQFGIGQPVSRMEDPVLLRGEGRYTDDVSLPGQAYAAFVRSPHAHGVIAGIDAEAARAMPGVLAVYTASDLASMGYGPLKCLFAFQNRDGSPMTRPLRHALASDKVRFVGDPVAVVIAETAHQARDAAEAVALDIDPLPAVTRVAEAVAPGAPQLYDDAPGNLVLDYHYGDAEKVAEAFAEAAHVTRLVLLNNRVVVNAMEPRAAVASYDAGTRRFTVYAPSQGVFGKRNNLAEAMGVPADRIHLITGHVGGSFGMKGAVFPEYVCLLHAARALGRPVKWTDQRSDSFVSDHHGRDMEVVAELALDAEGRFLATRFTGYGNLGAYVSQVGPMMTTLNIAKNSIGMYRTPLVEVNTICAVTNTVPIGAYRGAGRPEGNYYMERLIDTAAAELGIDRVELRRRNMVAPDQLPWKTPAGTAYDSGDFPGLLARAIEAADWDGFPARREESAARGKRRGRGIGCYLEVTAPPANEMGGIHFEPDGTVTIVTGTLDYGQGHWTPFAQVLHSKLGIPIDRIRLVQGDSDRLIAGGGTGGSKSIMASGAAILEAGDLVIEKGRQIAGHLLEAGTFDVEFRDGRFTVAGTDRGIGLMELAGRISAGLELPPDVPESLDVDHVFKQAPSAYPNGCHIAEVEIDPETGATSVVRYVMVNDFGTVVNPLLVEGQLHGGVMQGVGQALMERTVYDAEGQLTTGSFIDYQMPRAADAPPVFTFESRPQPTATNPLGAKGCGEAGCAGSLPAVMNAVVDALSGLGIRHIDMPATPLAVWEQIATRRA from the coding sequence ATGAACGATGTCTTCAAGGCCGAGGATTCCGCCGCGCTCCAGTTCGGCATCGGCCAGCCGGTGTCCCGCATGGAGGATCCGGTCCTGCTCCGGGGCGAAGGCCGCTACACCGACGATGTCAGCCTGCCGGGCCAGGCCTATGCCGCCTTCGTACGCAGCCCCCATGCCCATGGCGTCATCGCCGGCATCGACGCCGAGGCGGCCCGCGCGATGCCGGGCGTGCTCGCGGTCTACACCGCTTCCGACCTGGCCTCGATGGGCTATGGGCCGCTGAAATGCCTGTTCGCGTTCCAGAACCGTGACGGTTCGCCGATGACGAGGCCGCTGCGCCACGCGCTGGCCTCGGACAAGGTGCGTTTTGTCGGCGACCCGGTCGCGGTCGTGATCGCCGAGACCGCCCATCAGGCGCGCGACGCGGCCGAGGCCGTCGCGCTCGACATCGACCCGCTGCCGGCGGTGACGCGGGTCGCGGAGGCGGTCGCGCCCGGCGCGCCCCAGCTTTATGACGACGCGCCCGGCAACCTGGTGCTCGACTACCACTATGGCGACGCCGAGAAGGTGGCCGAGGCCTTCGCCGAGGCGGCCCACGTCACCCGGCTCGTGCTCCTCAACAACCGCGTCGTCGTCAACGCCATGGAGCCGCGCGCGGCGGTGGCGAGCTACGACGCCGGCACCAGGCGCTTCACGGTCTATGCGCCGAGCCAGGGCGTGTTCGGCAAGCGCAACAACCTGGCCGAGGCGATGGGCGTCCCGGCCGATCGGATCCACCTGATCACCGGCCATGTCGGCGGCTCCTTCGGCATGAAGGGCGCGGTGTTCCCGGAATATGTCTGCCTGCTGCACGCCGCGCGGGCGCTCGGCCGGCCGGTGAAGTGGACCGACCAGCGCTCCGACAGCTTCGTCTCCGACCATCACGGCCGCGACATGGAGGTGGTGGCCGAGCTGGCGCTGGACGCCGAGGGCCGCTTCCTCGCCACCCGCTTCACCGGATACGGCAATCTCGGGGCCTATGTCTCGCAGGTCGGCCCGATGATGACGACGCTGAACATCGCCAAGAACTCGATCGGCATGTACCGCACGCCGCTCGTCGAGGTGAACACGATCTGCGCCGTCACCAACACCGTGCCGATCGGCGCCTATCGCGGCGCCGGGCGGCCGGAGGGCAACTACTACATGGAGCGGCTGATCGACACGGCCGCCGCCGAGCTCGGCATCGACCGGGTCGAGCTGCGCCGCCGCAACATGGTGGCGCCGGACCAGCTGCCCTGGAAGACCCCGGCCGGGACGGCCTATGACAGCGGCGACTTCCCGGGCCTGCTGGCCCGCGCGATCGAGGCCGCGGACTGGGACGGCTTCCCGGCCCGGCGGGAGGAGAGCGCCGCCCGCGGAAAGCGGCGCGGCCGCGGCATCGGCTGCTATCTCGAGGTGACGGCGCCGCCGGCGAACGAGATGGGCGGCATCCATTTCGAGCCGGACGGCACCGTCACCATCGTCACCGGCACGCTCGACTACGGCCAGGGCCACTGGACGCCCTTCGCCCAGGTGCTGCATTCGAAGCTCGGCATCCCGATCGACCGCATCCGCCTGGTCCAGGGCGACAGCGACCGGCTGATCGCCGGCGGCGGCACCGGCGGCTCGAAATCGATCATGGCCAGCGGCGCCGCGATCCTGGAGGCGGGCGATCTGGTGATCGAGAAGGGCCGGCAGATCGCCGGCCACCTTCTGGAGGCCGGCACCTTCGACGTCGAGTTCCGGGACGGCCGCTTCACCGTGGCCGGCACCGACCGCGGCATCGGGCTGATGGAGCTCGCCGGCCGGATCTCCGCGGGGCTGGAGCTGCCGCCCGACGTCCCGGAGTCGCTCGACGTCGACCATGTCTTCAAGCAGGCGCCGTCGGCCTATCCGAACGGCTGCCACATCGCCGAGGTCGAGATCGACCCGGAGACCGGCGCCACGTCGGTGGTGCGCTATGTGATGGTCAACGATTTCGGCACGGTGGTGAATCCGCTGCTGGTCGAGGGCCAGCTGCATGGCGGCGTGATGCAGGGCGTCGGCCAGGCGCTGATGGAGCGCACCGTCTATGATGCGGAGGGCCAGCTGACCACCGGCTCCTTCATCGACTACCAGATGCCGCGCGCCGCCGACGCCCCGCCGGTGTTCACTTTCGAGAGCCGCCCGCAGCCCACCGCGACCAACCCGCTGGGCGCCAAGGGCTGCGGCGAGGCGGGCTGCGCCGGGTCGCTGCCGGCGGTGATGAACGCCGTGGTCGACGCACTCTCCGGCCTCGGCATCCGCCACATCGACATGCCGGCGACGCCGCTCGCGGTGTGGGAGCAGATCGCGACACGGCGGGCTTAG
- a CDS encoding TetR/AcrR family transcriptional regulator, giving the protein MAGKGRDTRARMEEAAIRLFAERGVEGTSVRDIAAAVGVTEAALYRHLTSKDEFVAGLFADRYVEFGRQVHAAQDGLTGFAARMRAMVEACCRLHDRDPALFRFLLIVQHRALPSFTVGEPNPGDVIGAVVADGIREGAVTIADPRLATAIAFGCVLQPAVFLLYGRLDGGLADRAPEIAGAVLRALGAPTA; this is encoded by the coding sequence ATGGCCGGCAAGGGCAGGGACACCAGGGCGCGGATGGAGGAGGCGGCCATCCGCCTGTTCGCCGAGCGCGGGGTGGAGGGCACCTCGGTGCGCGACATCGCCGCCGCGGTGGGGGTTACCGAAGCGGCGCTGTACCGCCACCTGACCTCGAAGGACGAGTTCGTGGCCGGGCTGTTCGCCGACCGCTATGTCGAGTTCGGCCGTCAGGTCCATGCGGCGCAGGACGGGCTGACCGGCTTCGCGGCGCGGATGCGCGCGATGGTCGAGGCCTGCTGCCGGCTGCACGACCGCGATCCGGCGCTGTTCCGCTTCCTGCTGATCGTCCAGCACCGGGCGTTGCCCAGCTTCACGGTCGGCGAGCCCAACCCGGGCGACGTCATCGGCGCCGTGGTCGCCGACGGCATCCGCGAGGGCGCCGTGACCATCGCCGACCCCCGGCTCGCCACCGCCATCGCCTTCGGCTGCGTGCTGCAGCCGGCGGTCTTTCTTCTCTACGGCCGGCTCGACGGCGGCCTGGCCGACCGCGCGCCGGAGATTGCCGGCGCCGTGCTGCGGGCGCTCGGCGCCCCGACCGCCTGA
- a CDS encoding glycosyl hydrolase yields the protein MRRAALFCAVICTLAIAAAAPSVAGGKKGVAIGPRDADAAGTIQRLDANWYYTWNTTPIDGAGSAQFVPMIWSDGAKMDRQVAQLEAGPRPCALLAFNEPDGRRQADMSVDEAVGAWDRLRPLARRIGSPAAVNALGPWFEGFAARMAEQGKDYDFVAVHWYGAPSARSFLRKIDDIHAAYGKPIWITEFAVSDWAARDGRRNRYSTEATERFMRTVLPELERRPYVERYAWMGAGAYREATVTSRLVDDSGALTPLGRIYADFDGETAGSVTTEPACAEGD from the coding sequence ATGAGACGGGCCGCCCTTTTCTGCGCCGTCATCTGCACGCTCGCGATCGCGGCCGCCGCGCCGTCGGTCGCCGGCGGGAAGAAGGGCGTGGCGATCGGTCCACGGGACGCCGATGCGGCCGGGACGATCCAGCGACTCGACGCCAACTGGTACTACACCTGGAACACGACACCCATCGACGGCGCGGGGTCCGCGCAATTCGTGCCGATGATCTGGTCGGACGGCGCGAAGATGGATCGGCAGGTCGCGCAGCTCGAGGCCGGACCGAGGCCCTGCGCGCTGCTGGCCTTCAACGAGCCGGACGGACGGCGGCAGGCCGACATGTCGGTGGACGAGGCGGTCGGCGCCTGGGACCGGCTCCGGCCCCTCGCCCGCCGCATCGGCAGCCCGGCAGCCGTCAACGCGCTCGGCCCCTGGTTCGAGGGCTTCGCGGCCCGGATGGCCGAACAGGGCAAGGATTATGATTTCGTCGCCGTCCACTGGTACGGCGCGCCGTCGGCCAGGAGCTTCCTGCGCAAGATCGACGACATCCACGCGGCCTACGGGAAGCCGATCTGGATCACAGAATTCGCCGTCTCCGACTGGGCCGCGCGGGACGGGCGCAGGAACCGGTACAGCACCGAGGCGACGGAACGGTTCATGCGGACCGTCCTGCCCGAGCTGGAGCGCCGCCCCTATGTCGAGCGCTACGCCTGGATGGGCGCCGGCGCCTACCGGGAGGCCACCGTCACCTCCCGACTGGTGGACGACAGCGGGGCGCTGACCCCGCTCGGCCGGATCTATGCGGACTTCGACGGGGAGACCGCCGGGTCCGTCACGACCGAGCCGGCTTGCGCCGAGGGCGATTAG